The following proteins are encoded in a genomic region of Zea mays cultivar B73 chromosome 9, Zm-B73-REFERENCE-NAM-5.0, whole genome shotgun sequence:
- the LOC103639811 gene encoding uncharacterized protein, which produces MHIGKNVSESLLNTFLGTDGKSKDNLNSRLDLQALGIRSDLHPIEVEDQLYLSPAPYSMSPAERKLFCQVLKGVKFPDGYAADIRHNVHVNERKIIGLKSHECHIILQHLLPLAVRKILPTIVSAGVIRISNFFKKLSAPVIRISDMKSLEADIAETLSFLETIFLPSFFDIMVHLMVHLPAQAKIAGPAHFRSMWPIERYLMRLKGSVHTKSHCEGSIMEWSMFTECLTFCARYLHGESQLNHLDANDEDCEKLSDEPFILASQAVQVYYVPDPIDIEWAAVVQSKARDVYDLDNLENEHIDNDNQFFAPLVDLNGNVTIDIVNGIVPAVRRDKDGYLVDPKTSKTKSTK; this is translated from the exons ATGCACATAGGGAAAAATGTGAGTGAAAGCTTACTTAATACATTCCTGGGCACAGATGGGAAATCAAAGGATAACTTGAATTCTCGGTTGGACCTTCAGGCCCTAGGTATTAGAAGTGATCTTCACCCTATTGAAGTAGAAGACCAACTTTATTTATCACCAGCACCTTACTCAATGAGTCCTGCCGAGAGGAAATTATTTTGCCAAGTACTAAAAGGGGTGAAGTTTCCTGATGGTTATGCAGCTGATATACGACATAATGTACATGTCAATGAGAGGAAAATAATTGGACTTAAGAGTCATGAGTGCCACATTATTCTACAACACTTGCTGCCACTTGCTGTTAGAAAAATATTGCCTACAATAGTCAGTGCTGGAGTGATCCGTATATCTAATTTTTTCAAGAAACTTTCTGCACCAGTCATTCGAATAAGTGACATGAAAAGTCTTGAGGCTGATATAGCTGAAACTCTGAGCTTTCTTGAGACTATATTCCTGCCTTCTTTTTTTGATATTATGGTACACTTGATGGTACATCTTCCCGCTCAAGCAAAAATAGCAGGTCCAGCCCATTTTCGAAGCATGTGGCCGATAGAGAG GTATCTAATGAGATTGAAGGGTTCTGTTCATACAAAAAGTCATTGTGAAGGATCAATCATGGAGTGGTCTATGTTTACTGAATGCCTTACATTTTGTGCTCGCTATTTACATGGCGAGTCTCAATTGAACCAtctagatgcaaatgatgaagatt GTGAAAAATTATCAGATGAGCCTTTCATTCTAGCATCACAAGCGGTCCAAGTATACTATGTTCCTGATCCAATTGATATTGAGTGGGCTGCTGTTGTTCAATCTAAAGCAAGAGATGTGTATGACCTAGATAATTTGGAGAACGAGCACATAGATAATGATAATCAGTTTTTTGCCCCACTAGTTGATCTAAATGGTAATGTGACTATTGATATTGTTAATGGGATTGTCCCTGCTGTTAGAAGAGACAAAGATGGTTACCTAGTTGATCCTAAAACATCTAAAACAAAATCTACAAAGTAA